A stretch of Henckelia pumila isolate YLH828 chromosome 4, ASM3356847v2, whole genome shotgun sequence DNA encodes these proteins:
- the LOC140867509 gene encoding putative late blight resistance protein homolog R1A-3, with translation MSKLPNLETIIAIETYVGWSRLSPVPYEIWGMPQLRHLIMGKHFRLSYPSNIGMSGESDLRTLETVVDFTFTEDVVKVLPVNLSKLRVKYDMKHHHNWDDFKLENLFHLRNLKELHVSVNNLPDSSHSITWNHAFPISLKMLTLQGVPFLWENMTIIGSLPNLEVLRMTKIAGTGGSKWTPVKGQFLCLKHLHSSLDRLVSWEAEKVHFPSLESLILWEVYSIDEIPCGIGEIDSLQRIELFSCYKSLVDSAERIQEQQHENGNEAFRVLVHNSKDYKSGLSSEFPIYKRMGWEDLLRAP, from the coding sequence ATGTCCAAACTTCCCAATCTCGAGACTATAATTGCTATTGAAACTTACGTCGGATGGAGTCGTTTATCCCCCGTGCCCTATGAAATCTGGGGCATGCCGCAGTTGAGGCATTTGATCATGGGCAAGCATTTTCGTTTATCATATCCCTCTAACATAGGAATGAGTGGTGAAAGTGATCTACGAACACTTGAGACAGTGGTTGATTTCACATTCACCGAAGATGTAGTGAAAGTACTACCTGTGAATCTCAGCAAATTGAGGGTGAAATATGATATGAAGCACCATCATAATTGGGATGATTTTAAGCTCGAAAATCTTTTCCATCTGCGAAATCTCAAAGAATTGCATGTTTCGGTGAACAACTTGCCTGACAGTAGCCACTCCATAACATGGAACCATGCATTCCCAATCAGTTTGAAGATGCTCACTCTACAAGGAGTTCCTTTCCTTTGGGAAAACATGACCATAATCGGGTCACTCCCGAATCTTGAAGTGCTCCGGATGACCAAAATCGCAGGCACCGGAGGTTCCAAATGGACTCCTGTGAAAGGCCAATTTCTTTGTCTCAAGCACTTACATTCTTCCTTAGATCGTCTGGTGAGTTGGGAAGCGGAGAAAGTGCACTTCCCAAGCCTTGAAAGCTTGATTCTTTGGGAAGTATATTCTATCGACGAGATCCCCTGTGGTATAGGAGAGATAGATTCACTTCAACGCATTGAACTGTTCAGCTGTTATAAATCATTAGTGGATTCAGCAGAGCGAATTCAGGAGCAGCAACACGAAAATGGAAACGAAGCTTTTCGAGTTCTTGTCCATAATTCCAAAGATTACAAGTCTGGTTTGTCAAGTGAATTCCCGATTTACAAGCGCATGGGCTGGGAAGATCTTCTCCGTGCTCCATAA
- the LOC140862076 gene encoding putative late blight resistance protein homolog R1A-3: protein MQNDRLSDTNSCIPTSLSFVYMPLHLSLSPMAVYAALLSLARSLHQILHFEKYKEKNVSLHEKVHFILTFLEDYSDKYSGAIALLGDEIRRAAYEAQDFMESYLCSISANYSSSEKMALDQDLNIAVERIHFIWEEVVKMKNRDAADQDLRSRTHSSPVDDHSSTVPKKMVVGFDDELDAIKEQLYEGPTKLQIIPIVGMGGIGKTTLARKAYEDSLLAQHFDVCAWVTVSSEYQRRGILLQLLLSFEKLSTHHDELSRASDAQLAKLVYQNLVGRRYLIVIDDIWSTKAWDDLKLNFPNDGSTSRILLTTRLSDIAIHAAGSSCTWFHQMNVLNEDQSWKLLKERIFGQESCPLQLMEIGKKIARNCRGLPLTIVVVAGLLLSSGNLTKEETWENISENISSKEPTIELQCSKILCLSYDQLPLRLKPCFLYIAAFPEDSQIDVSKLIKLWVAEGFLKPSDHSKCLEDVGESYLEDLVNRSLLLVSQKGPDGKLEIVGIHDMLRDICIKKADEERFLSLVSSKWNAIKEFLENRNRRLRIHCKHDFQEWMIPVSSIRSVLLFSDRYYTTRLFIYCRRLSILDAPEATWPNFSDIISTFVNLRYIAFRLDETSCPHGFPASISRLPNLETIIAHIFNIRRLRIPCEILEMPKLRHLITNAPVRLSFASNRSPVVLHQSDLQTLETVVNYRFTEEAIKLVVNLKKLKVVFATPKGGWDDLNLDNLFRLQNLQELQVSVSSNPSMTWNHAFPASLVKLTLNGIPLPWERMDIIGSLPNLQVLEVIDTPGADASEWTPVEGQFLRLKYFFSTLDYLVKWEVEKEHFPSLESLILKHALWIDEIPCGVGEMDSLQLIELQNCTESLVNSAKEIEQQHHENGNDSFQVRVVKVLF, encoded by the coding sequence ATGCAAAATGATCGATTAAGTGATACAAATTCATGCATTCCAACGTCTCTCTCATTTGTATATATGCCCCTTCATCTATCTTTGTCTCCCATGGCCGTTTACGCTGCGCTTCTTTCCCTTGCTCGATCGCTACACCAGATTCTGCATTTCGAAAAGTACAAAGAAAAAAATGTCTCCCTCCATGAAAAGGTTCATTTTATCCTCACTTTCCTCGAGGATTATTCCGACAAGTACAGCGGAGCTATAGCTCTTTTGGGAGATGAAATCCGAAGAGCTGCGTATGAAGCTCAAGATTTCATGGAATCGTATCTGTGTTCGATATCAGCAAATTATAGTTCGTCGGAGAAGATGGCATTGGATCAAGATTTAAACATAGCTGTTGAAAGGATTCATTTTATATGGGAAGAGGTGGTGAAGATGAAGAACAGAGACGCTGCGGATCAAGATCTTCGTTCCAGAACTCATTCCTCTCCTGTTGATGATCATTCATCCACAGTCCCCAAGAAAATGGTGGTGGGTTTTGATGATGAATTGGATGCAATCAAAGAACAGTTATACGAAGGTCCAACTAAGCTCCAGATCATCCCAATTGTCGGGATGGGAGGAATTGGGAAGACGACTCTGGCTAGAAAAGCTTACGAGGATTCACTTCTTGCTCAACATTTCGACGTCTGCGCTTGGGTCACGGTGTCTAGTGAATATCAACGAAGAGGGATTCTTTTACAGCTTCTTCTATCTTTTGAGAAACTTTCCACTCATCATGATGAACTATCCCGTGCAAGCGATGCCCAATTAGCAAAACTAGTTTACCAAAATCTCGTGGGTAGGCGATATCTCATTGTGATCGATGATATATGGAGTACCAAGGCTTGGGATGATTTGAAGCTGAATTTTCCGAACGATGGTAGTACAAGTCGGATCTTGCTTACTACTAGGCTTTCTGATATTGCTATTCATGCTGCAGGATCTTCTTGTACTTGGTTCCACCAAATGAATGTTTTGAACGAAGATCAAAGCTGGAAGCTACTTAAGGAAAGGATATTCGGGCAAGAGTCGTGTCCTCTTCAACTGATGGAAATTGGGAAGAAGATTGCAAGAAATTGCAGGGGACTTCCGCTTACCATCGTGGTGGTTGCAGGATTACTCCTGTCTTCCGGCAACCTGACAAAAGAAGAAACTTGGGAAAATATCTCGGAAAACATTAGTTCAAAGGAACCCACAATTGAGCTGCAATGCTCAAAGATCTTATGTCTGAGTTATGATCAGTTACCTCTTCGATTAAAGCCATGTTTCCTCTACATCGCAGCTTTTCCAGAAGATTCTCAAATCGATGTTTCTAAGCTAATCAAGTTGTGGGTGGCGGAGGGGTTTCTTAAACCAAGTGATCACTCCAAGTGCTTGGAAGATGTGGGAGAAAGTTATTTGGAGGATCTTGTGAACAGAAGTTTGCTCTTAGTGAGCCAAAAAGGACCAGATGGAAAACTCGAAATTGTTGGGATCCATGACATGTTGAGGGATATTTGCATAAAAAAAGCTGACGAAGAGAGGTTTCTTTCTCTTGTTTCATCCAAATGGAATGCCATAAAAGAATTCTTAGAGAATCGAAATCGTCGCCTCAGAATTCATTGCAAGCACGACTTCCAGGAATGGATGATACCAGTTTCAAGCATACGTTCTGTTCTACTTTTCTCTGATAGGTATTATACGACAAGATTATTCATATATTGTAGGCGCCTCAGTATCTTGGATGCACCAGAAGCAACTTGGCCGAATTTCTCTGATATAATCTCAACATTCGTCAACTTAAGGTACATTGCTTTTAGATTAGACGAGACGTCGTGCCCCCATGGATTTCCTGCCTCAATATCTAGACTTCCCAATCTTGAGACAATCATTGCTCATATATTTAACATCAGACGATTGCGAATACCCTGTGAAATTTTGGAGATGCCCAAGTTAAGACATCTGATCACGAATGCCCCGGTTCGTTTATCTTTCGCCTCTAACAGAAGCCCTGTTGTACTTCACCAGAGTGATCTACAAACACTTGAGACTGTGGTCAATTACAGATTCACAGAAGAGGCCATTAAACTAGTTGTGAATCTAAAGAAACTGAAAGTTGTTTTTGCCACGCCGAAAGGCGGTTGGGACGACTTAAATCTCGACAATCTTTTTCGTCTACAAAACCTCCAGGAGTTACAAGTCTCTGTCAGCAGTAATCCCTCAATGACATGGAACCATGCTTTTCCAGCGAGTCTTGTAAAGTTAACTCTCAACGGAATTCCTTTGCCTTGGGAAAGAATGGACATAATCGGGTCGCTCCCAAATCTACAAGTGCTTGAGGTGATCGACACTCCAGGCGCTGATGCTTCTGAGTGGACCCCAGTGGAAGGTCAATTTCTTCGACTCAAGTACTTTTTTTCTACGTTGGATTATTTGGTGAAGTGGGAAGTGGAAAAAGAGCACTTCCCTAGCCTTGAAAGCTTGATTCTCAAGCATGCACTGTGGATTGATGAAATCCCTTGTGGTGTAGGAGAAATGGATTCACTTCAACTCATTGAATTACAGAACTGCACAGAGTCATTAGTGAATTCAGCCAAAGAAATAGAGCAGCAACATCATGAGAATGGAAATGATTCTTTCCAAGTTCGTGTCGTTAAggttttgttttga
- the LOC140862926 gene encoding 1-acyl-sn-glycerol-3-phosphate acyltransferase BAT2, chloroplastic-like isoform X2, which translates to MELSLQFSRIHFPTVSSSPPHPSKRVHGFFVPSRSLGSGHGSCFGRIRLSKRPNQRFSSNCCLPHEARFDLRRTFHPPQSSLYDEPGSSIMCNGCACQRWDKLSRDVVVRSELAGTGSTQDMHAFSEIWSNSKVRGICFYAITAFAAIILFVPMFLEHPFVLMFDRYRRKVHYLVAKTWAFLTVAPFVKIEYEGLENLPATDTPAVYVSNHQSFLDIYALLTLGKCFKFISKTSVFLYPIIGWAMFLLGVIPLKRMDSKSQFDCLKQCMALIKKGASVFFFPEGTRSKDGKLGPFKKGAFSVAAKTGVPIVPISLIGTGEIMPPGFEGRLNPGSLKIIVHPSIVGNNPDTLCTEARNLIASGLN; encoded by the exons TTGGGCTCTGGTCATGGATCTTGCTTCGGACGCATTCGTCTTAGTAAACGACCAAATCAGAGATTTTCAAGTAATT GTTGTCTTCCACATGAAgcgagatttgatttgagaagAACCTTTCATCCACCTCAGAGCTCTCTGTATGATGAACCAGGCTCCAGTATAATGTGTAATGGTTGTGCTTGTCAGAGATGGGACAAATTGTCGAGAGACGTAGTTGTTAGATCTGAACTAGCAGGGACTGGATCCACTCAAGACATGCATGCATTTTCAG AGATTTGGTCGAATTCAAAGGTCAGAGGAATTTGCTTTTACGCTATTACAGCGTTTGCTGCAATCATTTTGTTCGTGCCTATGTTCCTCGAGCATCCTTTCGTGCTCATGTTCGACCGATACCGTAGAAAAGTGCATTATCTGGTTGCCAAAACATGGGCATTTCTTACTGTTGCGCCCTTTGTCAAGATTGAGTATGAAGGATTGGAGAATCTGCCTGCAACAGATACCCCTGCTGTATATGTTTCCAATCACCAAAGCTTTTTAGACATATATGCTCTTCTTACTCTTGGGAAATGTTTCAAATTCATCAGCAAAACTTCAGTTTTTCTCTATCCAATTATCGGATGGGCCATGTTTCTGCTCGGTGTCATTCCTCTGAAGCGCATGGATAGCAAGAGTCAGTTT GACTGCCTTAAGCAATGCATGGCCCTTATCAAGAAGGGAGCATCAGTTTTCTTCTTCCCTGAGGGCACTCGAAGTAAAGATGGGAAATTAGGTCCTTTCAAG AAAGGTGCATTCAGCGTTGCGGCAAAGACTGGAGTACCCATTGTTCCAATTAGCCTGATTGGAACAGGTGAAATCATGCCCCCAGGATTTGAGGGTAGGTTGAATCCAGGATCATTGAAAATTATCGTTCACCCGTCTATAGTAGGAAACAATCCAGATACACTTTGTACTGAAGCTAGAAATTTAATTGCCAGTGGGCTTAATTGA
- the LOC140862926 gene encoding 1-acyl-sn-glycerol-3-phosphate acyltransferase BAT2, chloroplastic-like isoform X1, with the protein MELSLQLSRIHFPTVSSSPLHPSKRVHGFFAPSRSLGSGHGSCFGRIRLSKRPNQRFSSNCCLPHEARFDLRRTFHPPQSSLYDEPGSSIMCNGCACQRWDKLSRDVVVRSELAGTGSTQDMHAFSEIWSNSKVRGICFYAITAFAAIILFVPMFLEHPFVLMFDRYRRKVHYLVAKTWAFLTVAPFVKIEYEGLENLPATDTPAVYVSNHQSFLDIYALLTLGKCFKFISKTSVFLYPIIGWAMFLLGVIPLKRMDSKSQFDCLKQCMALIKKGASVFFFPEGTRSKDGKLGPFKKGAFSVAAKTGVPIVPISLIGTGEIMPPGFEGRLNPGSLKIIVHPSIVGNNPDTLCTEARNLIASGLN; encoded by the exons CCAAAAGAGTACATGGGTTCTTTGCTCCTAGTCGATCA TTGGGCTCTGGTCATGGATCTTGCTTCGGACGCATTCGTCTTAGTAAACGACCAAATCAGAGATTTTCAAGTAATT GTTGTCTTCCACATGAAgcgagatttgatttgagaagAACCTTTCATCCACCTCAGAGCTCTCTGTATGATGAACCAGGCTCCAGTATAATGTGTAATGGTTGTGCTTGTCAGAGATGGGACAAATTGTCGAGAGACGTAGTTGTTAGATCTGAACTAGCAGGGACTGGATCCACTCAAGACATGCATGCATTTTCAG AGATTTGGTCGAATTCAAAGGTCAGAGGAATTTGCTTTTACGCTATTACAGCGTTTGCTGCAATCATTTTGTTCGTGCCTATGTTCCTCGAGCATCCTTTCGTGCTCATGTTCGACCGATACCGTAGAAAAGTGCATTATCTGGTTGCCAAAACATGGGCATTTCTTACTGTTGCGCCCTTTGTCAAGATTGAGTATGAAGGATTGGAGAATCTGCCTGCAACAGATACCCCTGCTGTATATGTTTCCAATCACCAAAGCTTTTTAGACATATATGCTCTTCTTACTCTTGGGAAATGTTTCAAATTCATCAGCAAAACTTCAGTTTTTCTCTATCCAATTATCGGATGGGCCATGTTTCTGCTCGGTGTCATTCCTCTGAAGCGCATGGATAGCAAGAGTCAGTTT GACTGCCTTAAGCAATGCATGGCCCTTATCAAGAAGGGAGCATCAGTTTTCTTCTTCCCTGAGGGCACTCGAAGTAAAGATGGGAAATTAGGTCCTTTCAAG AAAGGTGCATTCAGCGTTGCGGCAAAGACTGGAGTACCCATTGTTCCAATTAGCCTGATTGGAACAGGTGAAATCATGCCCCCAGGATTTGAGGGTAGGTTGAATCCAGGATCATTGAAAATTATCGTTCACCCGTCTATAGTAGGAAACAATCCAGATACACTTTGTACTGAAGCTAGAAATTTAATTGCCAGTGGGCTTAATTGA
- the LOC140862926 gene encoding 1-acyl-sn-glycerol-3-phosphate acyltransferase BAT2, chloroplastic-like isoform X4, translating to MELSLQFSRIHFPTVSSSPPHPSKRVHGFFVPSRSLGSGHGSCFGRIRLSKRPNQRFSSCLPHEARFDLRRTFHPPQSSLYDEPGSSIMCNGCACQRWDKLSRDVVVRSELAGTGSTQDMHAFSEIWSNSKVRGICFYAITAFAAIILFVPMFLEHPFVLMFDRYRRKVHYLVAKTWAFLTVAPFVKIEYEGLENLPATDTPAVYVSNHQSFLDIYALLTLGKCFKFISKTSVFLYPIIGWAMFLLGVIPLKRMDSKSQFDCLKQCMALIKKGASVFFFPEGTRSKDGKLGPFKKGAFSVAAKTGVPIVPISLIGTGEIMPPGFEGRLNPGSLKIIVHPSIVGNNPDTLCTEARNLIASGLN from the exons TTGGGCTCTGGTCATGGATCTTGCTTCGGACGCATTCGTCTTAGTAAACGACCAAATCAGAGATTTTCAA GTTGTCTTCCACATGAAgcgagatttgatttgagaagAACCTTTCATCCACCTCAGAGCTCTCTGTATGATGAACCAGGCTCCAGTATAATGTGTAATGGTTGTGCTTGTCAGAGATGGGACAAATTGTCGAGAGACGTAGTTGTTAGATCTGAACTAGCAGGGACTGGATCCACTCAAGACATGCATGCATTTTCAG AGATTTGGTCGAATTCAAAGGTCAGAGGAATTTGCTTTTACGCTATTACAGCGTTTGCTGCAATCATTTTGTTCGTGCCTATGTTCCTCGAGCATCCTTTCGTGCTCATGTTCGACCGATACCGTAGAAAAGTGCATTATCTGGTTGCCAAAACATGGGCATTTCTTACTGTTGCGCCCTTTGTCAAGATTGAGTATGAAGGATTGGAGAATCTGCCTGCAACAGATACCCCTGCTGTATATGTTTCCAATCACCAAAGCTTTTTAGACATATATGCTCTTCTTACTCTTGGGAAATGTTTCAAATTCATCAGCAAAACTTCAGTTTTTCTCTATCCAATTATCGGATGGGCCATGTTTCTGCTCGGTGTCATTCCTCTGAAGCGCATGGATAGCAAGAGTCAGTTT GACTGCCTTAAGCAATGCATGGCCCTTATCAAGAAGGGAGCATCAGTTTTCTTCTTCCCTGAGGGCACTCGAAGTAAAGATGGGAAATTAGGTCCTTTCAAG AAAGGTGCATTCAGCGTTGCGGCAAAGACTGGAGTACCCATTGTTCCAATTAGCCTGATTGGAACAGGTGAAATCATGCCCCCAGGATTTGAGGGTAGGTTGAATCCAGGATCATTGAAAATTATCGTTCACCCGTCTATAGTAGGAAACAATCCAGATACACTTTGTACTGAAGCTAGAAATTTAATTGCCAGTGGGCTTAATTGA
- the LOC140862926 gene encoding 1-acyl-sn-glycerol-3-phosphate acyltransferase BAT2, chloroplastic-like isoform X3, whose protein sequence is MELSLQLSRIHFPTVSSSPLHPSKRVHGFFAPSRSLGSGHGSCFGRIRLSKRPNQRFSSCLPHEARFDLRRTFHPPQSSLYDEPGSSIMCNGCACQRWDKLSRDVVVRSELAGTGSTQDMHAFSEIWSNSKVRGICFYAITAFAAIILFVPMFLEHPFVLMFDRYRRKVHYLVAKTWAFLTVAPFVKIEYEGLENLPATDTPAVYVSNHQSFLDIYALLTLGKCFKFISKTSVFLYPIIGWAMFLLGVIPLKRMDSKSQFDCLKQCMALIKKGASVFFFPEGTRSKDGKLGPFKKGAFSVAAKTGVPIVPISLIGTGEIMPPGFEGRLNPGSLKIIVHPSIVGNNPDTLCTEARNLIASGLN, encoded by the exons CCAAAAGAGTACATGGGTTCTTTGCTCCTAGTCGATCA TTGGGCTCTGGTCATGGATCTTGCTTCGGACGCATTCGTCTTAGTAAACGACCAAATCAGAGATTTTCAA GTTGTCTTCCACATGAAgcgagatttgatttgagaagAACCTTTCATCCACCTCAGAGCTCTCTGTATGATGAACCAGGCTCCAGTATAATGTGTAATGGTTGTGCTTGTCAGAGATGGGACAAATTGTCGAGAGACGTAGTTGTTAGATCTGAACTAGCAGGGACTGGATCCACTCAAGACATGCATGCATTTTCAG AGATTTGGTCGAATTCAAAGGTCAGAGGAATTTGCTTTTACGCTATTACAGCGTTTGCTGCAATCATTTTGTTCGTGCCTATGTTCCTCGAGCATCCTTTCGTGCTCATGTTCGACCGATACCGTAGAAAAGTGCATTATCTGGTTGCCAAAACATGGGCATTTCTTACTGTTGCGCCCTTTGTCAAGATTGAGTATGAAGGATTGGAGAATCTGCCTGCAACAGATACCCCTGCTGTATATGTTTCCAATCACCAAAGCTTTTTAGACATATATGCTCTTCTTACTCTTGGGAAATGTTTCAAATTCATCAGCAAAACTTCAGTTTTTCTCTATCCAATTATCGGATGGGCCATGTTTCTGCTCGGTGTCATTCCTCTGAAGCGCATGGATAGCAAGAGTCAGTTT GACTGCCTTAAGCAATGCATGGCCCTTATCAAGAAGGGAGCATCAGTTTTCTTCTTCCCTGAGGGCACTCGAAGTAAAGATGGGAAATTAGGTCCTTTCAAG AAAGGTGCATTCAGCGTTGCGGCAAAGACTGGAGTACCCATTGTTCCAATTAGCCTGATTGGAACAGGTGAAATCATGCCCCCAGGATTTGAGGGTAGGTTGAATCCAGGATCATTGAAAATTATCGTTCACCCGTCTATAGTAGGAAACAATCCAGATACACTTTGTACTGAAGCTAGAAATTTAATTGCCAGTGGGCTTAATTGA